A window of Euwallacea fornicatus isolate EFF26 chromosome 13, ASM4011564v1, whole genome shotgun sequence contains these coding sequences:
- the Prp31 gene encoding U4/U6 small nuclear ribonucleoprotein Prp31, whose protein sequence is MSLADELLADLEENDQEDEEEDQPMQAEELVQEMEEKPDIKQLQMEIDTTQINSVRELCKLRDSVKLINVMQQIQNYGTKIRKATDIIGPVEADPEYQLIVEANDLAAEIDNEVVTVHKFVRDKYQKRFPELDSLVVNPLDYVRTVKALGNDLDQAKNNETLQAFLTQATIMVVSVTASTTQGTHLTKYEKEQIDEGCDMAIELNNFKLKIYEYVESRMAFIAPNITIILGASIAAKIMGVAGGLTRLSKIPACNVLLLGQQKKTLSGFSQAHMLPHTGFVYYCDIVQNTPPDLRRKAARLVATKCTLAARVDASHESSDGHIGRMLRDEVERKLDKLQEPPPVKFIKPLPKPIDQSKKKRGGKRVRKMKERYALTEFRKHANRMNFAEIEDDAYQEDLGYTRGSIGKAGTGRIRLPQVDEKTKVRISKTLQKNLQKQQIWGGSTTVKKQISGTASSVAFTPLQGLEIVNPQAAETNTNETTAKYFSNTSGFLKLDKK, encoded by the exons atgtCTTTAGCAGATGAATTGTTAGCAGATTTAGAAGAAAATGACCAGGAAGATGAGGAAGAAGACCAACCAATGCAAGCTGAAGAGCTTGTGCAAGAAATGGAGGAAAAACCTGACATTAAGCAGCTTCAGATGGAAATAGACACTACACAGATCAATTCTGTTAGAG AACTATGCAAATTGAGAGATTCTGTAAAGCTTATAAATGTAATGCAACAAATACAAAACTATGGAACAAAAATCAGAAAAGCTACAGATATTATTGGGCCTGTGGAAGCTGATCCTGAATATCAATTAATTGTTGAGGCTAATGATTTGGCCGCTGAAATTGACAATGAAGTT GTTACCGTTCATAAGTTTGTTAGAGACAAATACCAAAAAAGGTTCCCTGAATTAGACTCTTTAGTGGTAAATCCTTTGGATTATGTCCGCACTGTCAAAGCATTGGGAAATGATTTGGACCAAgcaaaaaacaatgaaactcTTCAGGCTTTTTTGACCCAAGCAACTATTATGGTTGTTTCTGTGACTGCTTCAACGACCCAAGG GACTCATCtgacaaaatatgaaaaagagCAAATAGATGAAGGTTGTGACATGGCCATTGAGCTTAACAACTTCAAACTAAAAATCTATGAATATGTTGAAAGTCGAATGGCATTTATAGCACCTAACATAACCATCATACTTGGAGCCTCAATAGCGGCGAAAATAATGGGAGTGGCTGGCGGTCTAACACGACTATCAAAGATACCTGCTTGTAATGTACTGCTGCTTGGACAACAGAAAAAAACTCTTTCCGGATTTAGTCAGGCCCACATGTTGCCGCACACCGGATTTGTGTATTATTGCGATATTGTACAAAATACACCTCCA GATTTGAGGCGAAAGGCAGCTAGATTAGTGGCCACTAAATGTACTTTAGCTGCCAGGGTTGATGCTTCCCATGAAAGCTCTGATGGCCATATCGGGCGCATGTTACGCGACGAAGTCGAACGTAAATTGGACAAACTACAGGAGCCTCCGCcagttaaatttataaaaccatTGCCAAAGCCCATTGATCAATCCAAAAAGAAAAGGGGTGGGAAAAGAGTGAggaaaatgaaggaaagatACGCTTTGACCGAGTTTAGAAAACATGCAAATAGGATGAACTTTGCAGAA ATTGAAGATGATGCATATCAGGAAGATTTGGGTTACACAAGGGGATCTATTGGCAAAGCAGGTACCGGCAGGATAAGACTGCCGCAAGTCGACGAAAAAACCAAAGTAAGAATTTCCAAAACCTTACAAAAGAACCTTCAGAAACAGCAAATTTGGGGAGGCAGTACCACCGTCAAGAAACAGATATCTGGTACAGCTTCTAGTGTGGCTTTTACACCTTTGCAG GGATTGGAAATTGTGAACCCACAAGCAGCTGAAACAAATACTAATGAAAcaactgcaaaatatttttcgaatacTTCGGGatttttgaaactagataaaaaataa
- the Ost48 gene encoding dolichyl-diphosphooligosaccharide--protein glycosyltransferase 48 kDa subunit → MKSLILLLFTLFVNVKSQGNTLVLLDNQVIKETHSIFFKSLQDRGYTLSFKIADDSSLVLSKYGEYMYENLIIFAPSVVEFGGNLNVDTITQFIDNGGNVLVAGSEATGDVLRELASEVGFEVDEEGAFVIDHLNYDNSDEGQHTKLVISSENLIDAPVIVGSKGVAPLLYQGTGILADSENPLVLPLLIADSTAYSYLPDQPIKEYPHAIGKDIVLIAGLQARNNARVVFSGSLSFFSDEYFSSNIERALGQLKAPKSGNEEVATAISQWVFKEHGRLQVKSVLHHKAGEKAPPHDYTVMDDVVYQIGIEIYDNGKWKPFAANDVQLEFVRIDPFVRTTLKNSANGVYEAKFKIPDVYGVYQFKVDYDRVGYTRLYSTTQVSVRPLQHTQYERFIDCAYPYYTGAFSMMLGVFVFSIVFLHMKDDDKKSKNE, encoded by the exons atgaaatcattaattttattactattcACGTTATTTGTGAACGTAAAATCTCAGGGAAATACTTTGGTATTGCTGGATAATCAAGTCATTAAAGAGAcccattcaattttcttcaagtCTCTGCAAG ACAGAGGATACACCCTCAGTTTCAAAATAGCAGATGACTCGTCATTGGTCCTTTCAAAATATGGCGAGTACATGTATGAAAACCTCATCATTTTTGCCCCTTCTGTAGTAGAATTTGGAGGCAACTTGAATGTTGACACCATAACACAGTTTATTGATAATGGTGGCAATGTATTAGTGGCTGGTAGTGAAGCCACAGGGGATGTTCTCAGAGAATTGGCCTCTGAAGTGGGTTTTGAG gtTGATGAAGAAGGAGCTTTTGTCATTGATCACTTGAATTATGATAATTCAGATGAAGGACAACATACAAAACTTGTGATTTCATCAGAGAACCTAATAGATGCCCCAGTTATAGTTGGCTCAAAGGGTGTAGCTCCTTTGTTGTATCAAGGAACTGGCATCTTGGCTGATTCGGAAAATCCACTTGTACTGCCATTGCTAATTGCAGACAGCACTGCCTACAGTTATTTACCTGATCAGCCCATTAAAGAG tATCCCCATGCTATTGGAAAAGATATTGTTCTTATTGCAGGCTTACAAGCTAGGAATAATGCCAGAGTTGTCTTTAGCGGCTCCCTTTCTTTCTTCTCAGATGAATATTTctcttcaaatattgaaagggCTTTG GGCCAATTGAAAGCTCCCAAATCAGGCAATGAAGAAGTAGCTACTGCTATTAGTCAGTGGGTGTTCAAAGAACATGGCAGGTTGCAAGTTAAGTCAGTCTTGCATCATAAAGCAGGTGAAAAAGCTCCTCCTCATGACTACACTGTTATGGACGATGTG GTGTATCAAATCGGCATCGAGATTTATGATAATGGCAAATGGAAGCCGTTTGCAGCCAATGATGTGCAACTTGAATTTGTAAGGATTGATCCATTTGTTCGCACCACTTTAAAGAACAGCGCAAATGGAGTTTATgaggcaaaatttaaaattcctgatgTCTATGGAGTGTACCAGTTCAAAGTGGACTATGACAGAGTTGGCTATACTAGGTTATACAGTACTACTCAA GTATCTGTAAGACCTCTACAACATACCCAATATGAGAGGTTCATTGATTGTGCCTATCCATATTATACAGGAGCATTCTCAATGATGTTAGgtgtttttgtgttttcaattGTGTTTCTCCATATGAAGGATGATGATAAGAAGTCAAAGaatgaataa
- the LOC136343210 gene encoding gamma-glutamylcyclotransferase-like has protein sequence MSIHGQKFLYFAYGSNLLSHRIHINNPSAERAGIGYLADYQISFVTFSKRWKGASATIVPKKSGVVWGALWYVQLQDLENLDRQEGVHNNIYKPLQVDILLPDGKTVNARTYQQTAEAPDGELPELPQDCRPSVAYWKTILKGAEETGLPKQYLDFLHKIPHNDYHGPVDVKLPLWLH, from the exons ATGTCAATCCACGGCcaaaaatttctatattttgcCTACGGCAGCAATCTGCTTAGCCACAGGATTCACATTAACAACCCAAGTGCGGAGAGAGCTGGAATAGGTTACTTGGCG GACTATCAAATCAGTTTCGTAACGTTTTCGAAAAGATGGAAAGGAGCAAGTGCCACAATCGTACCTAAGAAGTCTGGAGTAGTCTGGGGGGCACTCTGGTACGTGCAGCTTCAGGATCTGGAAAATCTGGATAG ACAGGAAGGAGTGCATAATAACATTTACAAACCGCTACAAGTCGATATACTCTTGCCTGACGGAAAAACGGTCAACGCCAGGACTTATCAACAGACTGCCGAGGCTCCAGATGGGGAATTGCCTGAACTTCCTCAGGACTGTCGGCCGTCAGTGGCCTATTGGAAGACTATTCTCAAAGGAGCCGAAGAAACTGGGCTTCCCAAGCAGTATCTTGATTTTCTTCACAAAATTCCACATAACGATTATCACGGCCCTGTAGATGTTAAATTGCCTTTATGGCTGCATTAA
- the LOC136343208 gene encoding ester hydrolase C11orf54 homolog isoform X2, which produces MALDPTSYPIETKSLHVPPLEEVAEVFRSYLPTNFKEVSVEVVESPNLTKEPFHLAAPGLNGSPKILEIGGTQYLLPLVNREKLYDLKDIAKLIAVEPALLIGAGAGPFPYVGINCEGIVNVKIENGVADQQTRISKVDGADEHMVVQVLPNNETRIALLGNLFASQGKTGKVIKVSTKQRIAKKNFIETLRNSIEEKYGKENLVGIGGVFLIGKGKARQHVMRDFSKTPIRNNDAVNNWLKFYEMSAPLTAVGTFTSNDGGELDLRVQHFHSFSTHGEAGHYHYDTTPDTVEYVGYFNVAHEIIRVDKPSTNHKYGRD; this is translated from the exons ATGGCCCTTGACCCCACATCTTACCCAATTGAAACTAAATCTCTGCACGTTCCACCACTGGAGGAAGTGGCTGAAG tttttagatCTTACTTGCCCACCAACTTCAAGGAAGTTAGTGTGGAAGTTGTCGAATCTCCCAACCTTACCAAGGAACCATTTCATTTAGCTGCCCCAG GTCTTAATGGAAGTCcgaaaattcttgaaattggAGGTACTCAATACCTGCTTCCATTAGTGAATAGGGAAAAGCTTTATGACTTAAAAGATATCGCTAAGTTGATAGCTGTGGAACCTGCTCTTTTAATTGGTGCTGGGGCAGGGCCTTTCCCTTACGTGGGGATTAATTGCGAA GGGATCGTCAATGTAAAAATCGAGAATGGAGTAGCTGATCAGCAAACGCGCATATCCAAAGTAGACGGTGCTGATGAGCACATGGTTGTCCAGGTTCTTCCCAATAATGAAACAAGAATTGCTTTGTTggggaatttatttgcctctcaaggaaaaactggaaaa GTGATTAAAGTGTCCACAAAACAGCGCATTGCGAAAAAGAACTTCATTGAGACTCTAAGGAACTCTATTGAGGAGAAATATGGTAAAGAAAATTTAGTGGGAATCGGAGGAGTTTTTCTCATTGGAAAAGGGAAGGCAAGGCAGCACGTAATgcgagatttttcaaaaactcctATAAGAA aCAATGATGCTGTTAATAACTGGTTGAAATTCTATGAAATGAGCGCTCCATTGACTGCTGTAGGCACCTTTACAAGCAACGATGGA GGCGAGTTAGATTTACGAGTGCAACACTTCCACAGCTTCAGCACTCACGGAGAGGCCGGACATTACCATTATGACACTACACCTGATACAGTCGAATATGTTGGTTATTTTAACGTTGCTCATGAGATTATTAGGGTAGACAAGCCCAGCACTAACCATAAGTATGGCAGGGactaa
- the LOC136343208 gene encoding ester hydrolase C11orf54 homolog isoform X1, whose translation MSNSLKLYAIVAICTICSSLFAAQCKNIMALDPTSYPIETKSLHVPPLEEVAEVFRSYLPTNFKEVSVEVVESPNLTKEPFHLAAPGLNGSPKILEIGGTQYLLPLVNREKLYDLKDIAKLIAVEPALLIGAGAGPFPYVGINCEGIVNVKIENGVADQQTRISKVDGADEHMVVQVLPNNETRIALLGNLFASQGKTGKVIKVSTKQRIAKKNFIETLRNSIEEKYGKENLVGIGGVFLIGKGKARQHVMRDFSKTPIRNNDAVNNWLKFYEMSAPLTAVGTFTSNDGGELDLRVQHFHSFSTHGEAGHYHYDTTPDTVEYVGYFNVAHEIIRVDKPSTNHKYGRD comes from the exons ATGTCGAATTCATTAAAGCTGTATGCAATAGTAGCTATTTGCACGATCTGTAGTTCCTTATTTGCAGCCCAATg TAAAAACATTATGGCCCTTGACCCCACATCTTACCCAATTGAAACTAAATCTCTGCACGTTCCACCACTGGAGGAAGTGGCTGAAG tttttagatCTTACTTGCCCACCAACTTCAAGGAAGTTAGTGTGGAAGTTGTCGAATCTCCCAACCTTACCAAGGAACCATTTCATTTAGCTGCCCCAG GTCTTAATGGAAGTCcgaaaattcttgaaattggAGGTACTCAATACCTGCTTCCATTAGTGAATAGGGAAAAGCTTTATGACTTAAAAGATATCGCTAAGTTGATAGCTGTGGAACCTGCTCTTTTAATTGGTGCTGGGGCAGGGCCTTTCCCTTACGTGGGGATTAATTGCGAA GGGATCGTCAATGTAAAAATCGAGAATGGAGTAGCTGATCAGCAAACGCGCATATCCAAAGTAGACGGTGCTGATGAGCACATGGTTGTCCAGGTTCTTCCCAATAATGAAACAAGAATTGCTTTGTTggggaatttatttgcctctcaaggaaaaactggaaaa GTGATTAAAGTGTCCACAAAACAGCGCATTGCGAAAAAGAACTTCATTGAGACTCTAAGGAACTCTATTGAGGAGAAATATGGTAAAGAAAATTTAGTGGGAATCGGAGGAGTTTTTCTCATTGGAAAAGGGAAGGCAAGGCAGCACGTAATgcgagatttttcaaaaactcctATAAGAA aCAATGATGCTGTTAATAACTGGTTGAAATTCTATGAAATGAGCGCTCCATTGACTGCTGTAGGCACCTTTACAAGCAACGATGGA GGCGAGTTAGATTTACGAGTGCAACACTTCCACAGCTTCAGCACTCACGGAGAGGCCGGACATTACCATTATGACACTACACCTGATACAGTCGAATATGTTGGTTATTTTAACGTTGCTCATGAGATTATTAGGGTAGACAAGCCCAGCACTAACCATAAGTATGGCAGGGactaa
- the LOC136343209 gene encoding serine/arginine-rich splicing factor 7-like isoform X1 codes for MSRYNSECKVYVGDLGSSASKQEIEDAFRYYGPLRNVWVARNPPGFAFVEFEDPRDAEDAVRGLDGRTVCGRRARVEMSNSKSGSGRRGGPPPRSRGRPFHPDDRCYECGDRGHYARDCGKYRRGGGGGRRDRSRSRSRSRSRDRRSRSRSRSRSRSRSRSRRSRSASKRSRSRSNSNRQLRLSRSHSRSRSRSAVKENGNDRD; via the exons ATGTCCCGGTACAATTCTGAATGTAAAGTTTATGTGGGAGATTTGGGCAGTAGCGCTTCTAAGCAGGAAATTGAAGATGCTTTCCGCTATTACGGCCCTTTGAGGAACGTTTGGGTGGCAAGAAATCCGCCAGGATTCGCGTTTGTAGAATTCGAAGACCCTAGGGATGCTGAAGATGCAGTTCGAGGACTGG ATGGACGAACTGTATGTGGACGCAGAGCCAGAGTTGAGATGTCCAATAGCAAGTCCGGAAGCGGGCGCAGGGGAGGTCCACCTCCGCGATCCAGAGGTCGTCCATTCCATCCTGATGACCGTTGCTATGAATGTGGAGATCGAGGTCACTATGCACGGGACTGTGGAAAGTACAGAAGAGGTGGTGGTGGTGGCAGAAGAGATAG ATCTCGAAGCCGCTCTAGAAGTCGCTCTCGCGACCGGCGCAGCCGTTCCAGAAGCCGATCCAGGTCACGTAGCCGGTCCAGATCGCGCCGCTCCAGGTCAGCGTCGAAGAGGAGTAGGAGCCGCTCCAATTCAAATCGGCAATTGAGGCTTTCCAGGTCTCATTCCCGTTCTCGCAGCCGTTCGGCCGTGAAAGAGAACGGCAACGATAGGGATTAA
- the LOC136343209 gene encoding serine/arginine-rich splicing factor 7-like isoform X2, whose protein sequence is MSRYNSECKVYVGDLGSSASKQEIEDAFRYYGPLRNVWVARNPPGFAFVEFEDPRDAEDAVRGLDGRTVCGRRARVEMSNSKSGSGRRGGPPPRSRGRPFHPDDRCYECGDRGHYARDCGKYRRGGGGGRRDRLIACGR, encoded by the exons ATGTCCCGGTACAATTCTGAATGTAAAGTTTATGTGGGAGATTTGGGCAGTAGCGCTTCTAAGCAGGAAATTGAAGATGCTTTCCGCTATTACGGCCCTTTGAGGAACGTTTGGGTGGCAAGAAATCCGCCAGGATTCGCGTTTGTAGAATTCGAAGACCCTAGGGATGCTGAAGATGCAGTTCGAGGACTGG ATGGACGAACTGTATGTGGACGCAGAGCCAGAGTTGAGATGTCCAATAGCAAGTCCGGAAGCGGGCGCAGGGGAGGTCCACCTCCGCGATCCAGAGGTCGTCCATTCCATCCTGATGACCGTTGCTATGAATGTGGAGATCGAGGTCACTATGCACGGGACTGTGGAAAGTACAGAAGAGGTGGTGGTGGTGGCAGAAGAGATAG GTTGATAGCATGTGGCCGATGA
- the LOC136343207 gene encoding U4/U6.U5 tri-snRNP-associated protein 1: MGSSSKLKHKEKEKEASRPSKRHHSSPGTDDAPREKKHKHKHKHHKDRKREKSRHSHGEDGLVEIISSDESVHETPTNSSGQGSESLSIEETNKLRAKIGLKPLEVNSSENASSSHKETKRNDGKIKDDLGEFYHKPADNLAEKASREKIRTKISEHREKRQLQNKLAKVKTLGESDSDDDVGGWVAKSRKIEKAKKEAEKRAKMLEELDAQFGIGDVIEQEQKERRSKQYTGKDLQGLRVEHDISSIAEEKQVILTLKDSGVLENEDDVLVNVNMIDNEKYKKNVENKTRKIHYNPYDNEEYDEFGNPKEKALLSKYDEEISGEKRDSFRIGIDDALERKQAAVVQSVKEKLAKKKLETIGEKNLVLASEYYNEEELAQFKKPKKKARRIRSKGKLTAEELLPTSKVEQIGSRRNKLKVEADEPELSIDDVPHMDLPPDIKLEDEKDDLLERALHKARRIKQKENMIADILKTEVKEEAQEDPDSGNIVLNATAEFCRTLGDIPTYGKSGNRDEDEDMLDFDKETVNDEKSDDECEIIEPTGWNSVDLASGKGADLTKLAPQEVQILDEEPDVSTGVGAALKLAMSKGYLDKEQNNRPSNSRFAHLQAQHYSIEDKNYSEETNERGNARGSARERYSGPIQDFREKDGFKPNVKLEYIDDDGHILNSKEAFRYLSHKFHGKGPGKNKIEKRIKKGVQEQLMKKMSSTDTPLGTLNMLQAKQKETQSPFVVLSGNKQQQQTSISKNRR; encoded by the exons ATGGGTTCCAGCAGTAAATTGAAACATAAAGAGAAGGAAAAGGAGGCGTCCCGTCCTTCTAAGCGGCACCATTCTAGTCCCGGGACTGATGATGCTCCCcgtgaaaaaaaacataaacataaGCACAAGCATCACAAAGACcgaaaaagagagaaaagtaGGCACAGTCATGGGGAGGACG gtTTGGTGGAAATTATTTCCTCAGATGAATCAGTACATGAAACCCCTACCAATTCGTCAGGTCAGGGCTCCGAAAGCTTATCAATTGAGGAAACCAACAAGCTAAGAGCAAAAATTGGACTTAAACCTTTGGAGGTCAATTCCTCAGAAAATGCCTCATCGTCTCATAAAGAAACCAAAAGGAatgatggaaaaattaaagatgatCTTGGCGAATTCTACCACAAACCCGCTGATAATTTAGCAGAAAAGGCTTCACGGGAAAAAATTAGAACCAAAATCTCCGAACACCGCGAAAAACGACAGTTGCAGAATAAATTGGCCAAAGTAAAGACTTTGGGAGAGAGTGATAGTGATGATGATGTTGGCGGTTGGGTGGCTAAAAGTAGGAAAATTGAGAAGGCTAAGAAGGAGGCTGAGAAAAGA GCAAAAATGCTTGAAGAACTAGATGCTCAATTTGGAATCGGAGATGTAATAGAGCAAGAACAGAAGGAAAGACGAAGCAAACAATACACAGGGAAAGATCTGCAAGGGTTAAGAGTGGAGCATGACATAAGCTCTATTGCAGAGGAAAAGCAGGTCATACTAACACTGAAAGATTCAGGAGTATTGGAAAATGAAGATGACGTTCTAGTGAATGTCAATATGAtcgataatgaaaaatataaaaag aatGTTGAGAACAAAACCAGAAAAATCCACTACAATCCTTATGATAATGAAGAGTATGACGAATTTGGGAACCCCAAAGAGAAGGCGTTGCTTTCCAAATACGACGAGGAGATAAGCGGTGAAAAACGGGATAGTTTCCGTATAGGCATCGACGATGCGTTGGAACGAAAGCAGGCTGCAGTAGTCCAATCCGTGAAAGAGAAACTGGCGAAAAAGAAACTAGAAACTATCGGCGAAAAGAACCTAGTACTGGCGTCGGAATATTATAATGAGGAGGAACTGGCGCAATTCAAGAAACCAAAAAAGAAAGCCAGGAGAATTCGAAGCAAAGGCAAATTAACTGCTGAGGAATTGTTGCCGACTTCAAAAGTGGAACAGATCGGGTCTAGAAGGAACAAATTGAAGGTTGAGGCTGATGAGCCAGAGTTAAGCATTGATGATGTTCCTC ACATGGACCTACCACCAGATATAAAACTGGAAGACGAAAAAGATGATCTCTTGGAGAGAGCTCTTCACAAGGCGAGACGAATTAAGCAAAAGGAAAACATGATTGCAGACATCCTGAAAACGGAAGTCAAAGAAGAAGCCCAGGAGGATCCAGATAGTGGGAACATTGTTTTAAACGCTACTGCCGAGTTTTGTAGAACTTTGG GGGATATACCTACTTATGGAAAGTCCGGCAATCGAGATGAAGATGAAGACATGTTGGACTTTGACAAGGAAACCGTTAATGATGAGAAAAGTGACGACGAGTGCGAAATTATTGAACCGACGGGATGGAATTCTGTTGATCTGGCAAGCGGCAAAGGCGCAGATTTAACAAAACTAGCCCCTCag gaGGTTCAGATTTTGGATGAAGAACCGGACGTGAGTACGGGAGTAGGCGCTGCTCTTAAGCTGGCGATGAGCAAAGGGTACTTGGACAAAGAACAGAACAACAGACCCAGCAATTCACGGTTTGCGCATCTCCAAGCTCAACATTACTCTATTgaagataaaaattatagCGAGGAAACCAACGAAAGAGGCAACGCACGTGGCAGTG CTCGAGAAAGATATTCCGGTCCAATTCAAGACTTCCGAGAAAAAGACGGCTTTAAACCGAACGTCAAACTTGAATACATTGATGACGACGGCCATATTCTGAATTCCAAAGAAGCCTTCCGCTATCTGTCCCATAAATTCCACGGGAAAGGCCctggtaaaaataaaattgagaaaCGCATTAAAAAGGGCGTTCAAGAACAACTGATGAAGAAAATGAGCTCGACAGACACACCGCTAGGAACTCTCAACATGCTCCAGGCTAAACAGAAAGAGACGCAGTCGCCGTTTGTGGTTTTATCCGGTAATAAACAACAGCAGCAGACTTCAATTTCGAAGAACAGGCGTTAG